Below is a window of Taeniopygia guttata chromosome 23, bTaeGut7.mat, whole genome shotgun sequence DNA.
CAAGCTGTGATCACCACAGCAGACCCATCTATCTGTTCCTCTTTTTCATGGGGAAGTGAATGAGGGAGGAGATAACAAAGGGTTTCCTGGGCATtttctgctgtgtgctgacaagAAGAGACAGAATGACTAAAGATGTTTGAGCGTCTCTGGAGAAGGCCTGAGGCAAAGGCGTGTGTGTCTTTACTTGGCTATTTTGGCACCATCTTCAGATGTAGGTTACGTCAGGCATCTCTGCCATGGGCTTTTGCCAGTGCTGGGGAcgtgttcctgcagccctgcccttgtggctgtgctgtgggccCCCTCTCCAGCTCCATGGTCCTGAACTGCCATGGGAGAGCAAGCACAGAGCCAGGTGTGCAGGACCACAGCTCGTCCTCCCTAGCCCTCCACGTCCCTgtgtgctgctccctgctcactgcagggcTCTCTTTGCAGGCTCCCGTAAGCTGGAGTACAATGGACAGACCTGGCATGAGCATTGCTtcatctgcagcagctgccagcagcccaTTGGGTCACGGTCCTTCATCCCAGACAAGAAGGATTATTACTGTGTCCCCTGCTACGAGAGCAAGTTCGCTCCTCGCTGCACTCGATGCAAAAAGGTACATGTGGCCtgacagcccagagctcccagctctgatgcagggacagggaactccctgctctgcctgagcTCTGTCAGAGGAAGATTCAGGTGCCATCACCCCGGCtgggctgtttccctttgccTGTGTGTCACCAGCACGTGCTCTGTTCCTGCAGACCCTCACCAAGGGAGGAGTGACCTACCGGGATGAGCCGTGGCACAAGGAGTGCTTTGTCTGCACGGGCTGCAAGACGCCCTTGGCTGGGCAGCAGTTCACCTCCCAGGATGACAACCCGTACTGCATCAAGTGTTTTGGGAACCTCTATGCCAAGAAGTGCAGCGCCTGCACAAAGCCCATCACAGGTGAGCAGGACAGCTCTCTGAGGAGCCCTGTGATGCAGTGGTCCTGGGGCTACTTCTGTCCCTTTGTCTGCGTCTCTCACAGTGCTGAACTGTGTCCTGTGGGAGGAATTCCCTCTACCCACAGGTAAAGGCTACAAAGTGACCCCCCCCAAGCATGATCTCATGTCTCTAGCTTGAGTTTTTTGATACTGATTGTCATGTCCTGTGAAAAGGTTGTTCACCGACAGGGAAaacctccagcagcacctggtgCAGGGGGGTCTGGACCTGCTGTACCTGCCTAAGGCAAGGAAAGTAAGGGATCCTCTTCTGCAGAGCCTCCTAAGGTTCTGGCTTCCTTCCTACCCCCACAACATGACCTTCCCCCTTGCAACTCCCAGGTTCTTGctgctgggaaggcaggaggagctgtgaaTCAGCTGGTGACTCAGAGGATGATtctggctgctcccaggcaccCGCTTCCCCTCTGGTCCTTATGAATTTGttgcagccctggggagaagaGGGTCACAGCTCACCAGTCCAAAAACTGCCAGCAGAGAAAGGAAGCTCCTGTGGAGCCTCTGCAGGAGCCTGGGCCTGAGCTGCTGGCTCTTCCCAATAGTTCTGTCTGACTTTATCCACTGTGATggtgcagctcctctgccagctcctcctAGGGGAGAAAACTGTGATTCTGATCCAAATATGTCAACCCTGCAAAGTCTGCTCTGAAGCAATTTTAGTGCTTTTCCCCCACCAGAGTGGAGATTCACATTTCAGATCTATTTGATCCTGGGGTGTGCTTTTGGTGCCACCACCAGTGCCATGTGTGAAGACCTGACATGGAGATGAGCAGGCCAGGGCTCGGTCTGTTCAGAAAGCTCATCCCAGTTTCCCCAGAGACTCTGACGTTGCCCTCTGTCCCTCCCACAGGTTTTGGTGGTGGCAAATACGTCTCCTTTGAGGACCGTCACTGGCACCACAACTGCTTCAACTGTGCCCGCTGCAGCACTTCGCTGGTGGGGAAGGGCTTCATCCCCGACAACGAGGAGATCCTGTGCCGCGACTGCAGCAGCGACCTATGAGCCCCGAGGGCACGGCGGGGCAGGGCCTCCCTCTGTTCTCCAGGGCCTTGGTGCCAGGCTCCCCGCAGCACTGCAGGGGCAGAGCACGAGGCACAGGAGATGGGGGCTGACCTCCTGTGCCCCCTCCCCGAAGGCTAGAGTGCGCtgtgctgtggctctgtgcagTCAAAGCtaaataaagctgaaaaaggAGCTTCAAGACCCCCCATTATTTACTCTTTCTTTTCGCTTCCAGTCTAACCCGGCACGAGCCCAGGCCCCCAGCTGGGCAAAGGGCAGGAGTGGCTTTGGCACTGTGCTGCTGGATCTGCATGCTGGCAAGCATGTATTCACCCCTTGG
It encodes the following:
- the FHL3 gene encoding four and a half LIM domains protein 3 isoform X2, translated to MQGEGGPQTGTMTECFDCDNCKESLYGRKYIQMDNGPYCIPCYDAHFANTCDECKELIGHDCRELYYEDRHYHEHCFRCFRCDRSLADEPFTCQGKELLCNDCYCSEFSSKCVACEKTVMPGSRKLEYNGQTWHEHCFICSSCQQPIGSRSFIPDKKDYYCVPCYESKFAPRCTRCKKTLTKGGVTYRDEPWHKECFVCTGCKTPLAGQQFTSQDDNPYCIKCFGNLYAKKCSACTKPITGFGGGKYVSFEDRHWHHNCFNCARCSTSLVGKGFIPDNEEILCRDCSSDL
- the FHL3 gene encoding four and a half LIM domains protein 3 isoform X3; protein product: MTECFDCDNCKESLYGRKYIQMDNGPYCIPCYDAHFANTCDECKELIGHDCRELYYEDRHYHEHCFRCFRCDRSLADEPFTCQGKELLCNDCYCSEFSSKCVACEKTVMPGSRKLEYNGQTWHEHCFICSSCQQPIGSRSFIPDKKDYYCVPCYESKFAPRCTRCKKTLTKGGVTYRDEPWHKECFVCTGCKTPLAGQQFTSQDDNPYCIKCFGNLYAKKCSACTKPITGFGGGKYVSFEDRHWHHNCFNCARCSTSLVGKGFIPDNEEILCRDCSSDL
- the FHL3 gene encoding four and a half LIM domains protein 3 isoform X1; its protein translation is MQAGEGGPQTGTMTECFDCDNCKESLYGRKYIQMDNGPYCIPCYDAHFANTCDECKELIGHDCRELYYEDRHYHEHCFRCFRCDRSLADEPFTCQGKELLCNDCYCSEFSSKCVACEKTVMPGSRKLEYNGQTWHEHCFICSSCQQPIGSRSFIPDKKDYYCVPCYESKFAPRCTRCKKTLTKGGVTYRDEPWHKECFVCTGCKTPLAGQQFTSQDDNPYCIKCFGNLYAKKCSACTKPITGFGGGKYVSFEDRHWHHNCFNCARCSTSLVGKGFIPDNEEILCRDCSSDL